One window of Sinorhizobium fredii NGR234 genomic DNA carries:
- a CDS encoding calcium-binding protein has product MGVTVSVADSHGLDMREIDFSSLLYADSYSRSSSIFSAHTGNWTDQFRGSGFKYDGNGYPTAGTVTSYAILSGGSRMVLISGFSIAAAKITSAAKTGSLSDDLAIIRDALAGNDNLNGGEFANYLRGYAGNDVISGGQYSDDLFGDDGDDKISGDYGWDNLYGGNGNDTLNGGAGSDELSGGAGSDTASYVGASEGVVASLKNLASNTNDASGDSYSSIENLTGTSYADTLEGNANANSLTGGNGNDRLIGRAGGDVLNGGAGTDSAYYYGATVGVIANLSNAAANTNDAAGDVYSSIESLVGSSYTDRLFGNGVANTLIGNGGHDSLVGYAGNDGLYGGAGADRLFGGTGADRFIFKETTESTSSVTDSIFDFLVSEQDRIDVSGIDARLSVGGDQAFVFIGTAAFSGDGSELRYERLASDTYIYADVDGDQVADLTIHLDDAITLTSGHFIL; this is encoded by the coding sequence GTGGGCGTTACAGTTTCCGTCGCAGACAGCCATGGCCTGGACATGCGCGAGATCGACTTCAGTTCGCTTCTTTATGCAGATTCCTACTCGAGAAGCTCTTCGATCTTCTCTGCCCATACCGGCAACTGGACCGATCAGTTTCGGGGAAGCGGCTTCAAGTATGATGGCAATGGTTATCCGACCGCTGGCACTGTGACGAGCTATGCCATTCTGTCCGGTGGCAGCCGCATGGTCTTGATTTCCGGATTTTCGATCGCCGCGGCGAAGATCACCAGCGCGGCGAAGACCGGTTCCCTCTCGGACGACCTCGCCATCATTCGCGATGCGCTGGCGGGCAATGACAACCTGAACGGTGGCGAATTCGCCAACTACCTTCGGGGATATGCAGGCAACGACGTCATTTCCGGCGGCCAGTATTCGGACGACCTCTTCGGCGACGATGGTGACGACAAGATTTCGGGCGACTATGGATGGGACAACCTCTATGGTGGCAACGGCAATGACACGTTGAACGGTGGCGCTGGTTCAGACGAGCTCAGCGGCGGTGCCGGTTCGGATACGGCGTCATATGTCGGCGCTTCAGAGGGCGTGGTTGCCAGCCTCAAGAACCTCGCCAGCAACACTAATGATGCGTCCGGCGACAGCTATAGCTCGATCGAGAACCTCACGGGGACGAGCTACGCGGACACGCTTGAGGGCAACGCGAACGCCAATAGTCTCACCGGCGGCAATGGCAACGACAGGCTGATCGGCAGAGCCGGGGGCGACGTTCTGAACGGCGGGGCCGGAACAGACAGCGCATACTATTACGGCGCCACCGTCGGCGTGATCGCCAACCTCAGCAACGCGGCTGCAAACACCAATGACGCCGCGGGAGACGTCTACTCATCCATCGAGAGCCTCGTTGGAAGCTCCTACACGGACAGGCTGTTCGGCAATGGCGTGGCCAACACCCTGATCGGCAATGGCGGCCACGACAGCCTGGTCGGTTATGCCGGCAATGACGGGCTGTACGGCGGGGCAGGAGCCGATCGTCTGTTCGGTGGCACGGGCGCCGACCGGTTCATCTTCAAGGAGACAACCGAATCCACGAGTTCCGTGACCGATTCGATCTTTGATTTTCTCGTCTCTGAGCAAGACCGGATCGACGTTTCGGGTATCGATGCCAGGCTTTCCGTTGGAGGTGACCAGGCTTTCGTGTTCATCGGGACGGCGGCATTCTCTGGCGATGGGAGTGAATTGCGTTATGAGCGACTAGCGTCAGACACTTATATTTACGCGGACGTCGACGGCGACCAGGTGGCTGACCTGACGATCCATCTCGACGACGCGATCACGCTGACCTCCGGCCATTTCATTCTCTAG